The Thermodesulfobacteriota bacterium genome includes a window with the following:
- a CDS encoding carboxypeptidase-like regulatory domain-containing protein — protein sequence MRFPAALPGLLVLVAVIGCGSEALAAVVQGIALSRRGPVAGATVLAFPSLDAFLTRQGAVASQPGEKPGQFRLELAAGSYYLIAQGEDEDGPLFAYHGLNPLAVTGEERWLPILLVPAGEPECRPGPTGIRGQLLFQGQPLDRGSVSVYAAEDGRYRGMGLQTRTLEADGRFALTLEAGAFVVVGRQRQGPGALGPLAAGDLFCLPAASPLTLAAGQSCELAISCYPRDDLAAFLDPAAVDPRGRRQADRRQTALAGVPAPQMPAGAAGSGPPTLIQGQVVDLAGLPLAGLYVTAYPADQHPLFQMHAIRLLTPAMTMSDEAGRFRLRLPAGGSYYLQAREHLGAAPVAGERFGLYQGSANHSLAVAAGEMRAGIELLAGPIMPEPSFAALLPVGPGPAAPEERP from the coding sequence GCGTTGGCCGCCGTGGTACAGGGCATCGCCCTCTCCCGCCGGGGCCCGGTGGCCGGCGCCACCGTGCTGGCCTTCCCCAGCCTTGACGCCTTCCTGACCCGGCAGGGCGCTGTGGCCAGCCAGCCAGGGGAGAAGCCTGGCCAGTTCCGCCTGGAGCTGGCGGCGGGCTCCTACTATCTGATTGCCCAGGGCGAGGACGAGGACGGCCCTCTTTTCGCCTACCACGGCCTCAACCCCCTGGCGGTGACCGGCGAGGAGCGCTGGCTGCCCATCCTGCTGGTGCCAGCCGGGGAGCCGGAGTGCCGGCCCGGCCCCACCGGCATCCGCGGCCAGCTCCTCTTCCAGGGCCAGCCCCTCGACCGGGGCTCGGTCTCGGTATACGCCGCGGAGGACGGCCGCTACCGGGGCATGGGCCTGCAGACCCGCACCCTGGAAGCGGACGGCCGCTTCGCCTTGACGCTGGAGGCCGGCGCCTTTGTGGTGGTGGGCCGCCAGCGCCAGGGCCCGGGCGCCCTGGGTCCCCTGGCGGCGGGCGACCTGTTCTGCCTGCCGGCGGCGAGCCCGCTGACTTTGGCCGCCGGCCAGTCCTGCGAGCTGGCCATCTCCTGCTACCCCCGGGACGACCTGGCCGCGTTCCTGGATCCGGCGGCGGTCGATCCCCGGGGCCGGCGGCAGGCCGACCGCCGCCAGACGGCCCTGGCCGGGGTGCCCGCCCCGCAGATGCCCGCCGGCGCTGCCGGCTCCGGCCCGCCCACCCTGATCCAGGGCCAGGTGGTGGACCTGGCCGGCCTGCCCCTGGCCGGGCTCTACGTCACGGCCTACCCGGCCGACCAGCATCCTTTGTTCCAGATGCACGCCATAAGGCTCCTCACCCCGGCCATGACCATGAGCGACGAGGCGGGCCGCTTCCGGCTGCGGCTGCCGGCGGGCGGCAGCTACTACCTGCAGGCCCGGGAGCATCTGGGCGCCGCCCCGGTGGCCGGCGAGCGCTTCGGCCTTTACCAGGGCTCGGCCAACCACTCCCTGGCGGTGGCGGCCGGGGAGATGCGCGCCGGCATCGAGCTTTTGGCCGGGCCGATCATGCCGGAGCCCTCCTTTGCCGCCCTGCTGCCGGTTGGCCCCGGCCCGGCCGCCCCGGAGGAGCGGCCATGA